Within the Mycobacterium gordonae genome, the region CATCCGGTGTGTGATACGCCCCCTGCGCGCGGCCCTGGCGAGGTATTGCGGCCGCGATATCGGCCATACCGGATTCGCCTCCCTGGCAACGGAATCGACCCGCGCCGTGGCACCCGCGACGGCAGCCGGTTTCCTGCTCAATCTCGGCGAATACGACGTTTACCATGCACTACCTTCCATCGACGCCGCGACCGTCGTCGTCAGTGGCGGCGCAGATATCACCACCCCGGATGCTCATGCCCGGGATCTGGTTGCGGCGATCCCCGGGGCGATGTACGTCCAGCAACCCGGCGCCGGGCACATGCTGCTGCTCGAGGCTCCACATTGCGTCACCACCGCGATCAACCGCGCCATGGGTTTGCACCGGAATCCCGCGTGGACGGCGGCAAGCTGGGCGATGCGCTATGGGCTGCCGGACGCCGCCGCCGCGTCATGACCCTCACGATTCGACTACCGTCTTGCCAATGAACTTAGCGGGTAAGACTGTTCTGCTCACCGGTGCGACCGGCGGTCTGGGAAGAGCGATGGCCAAGGCGCTCGCCGGGCGCGGAGCGCGGCTGATCGTGAGTTCCCGTAAACCCCGGGAACTCGACGAGTTGGTGGCCTCGCTGCCCGGCAGCGGGCACCGGACGATCGTCAGCGATCTCGCGCAGCCCGGGGAGGGCCCTGCGCTGCTGGCCGAGGCCGGTCCGATCGACGTGTTGGTCGCCAACGCGGCGTTGCCGGCCTCGGGCAAGCTCGACAGTTTCACCGCCGAGCAGGTCGACCGGGCGCTGCGGGTCAATCTCGAGGTGCCCGTGCAGATGACCCGGGAGCTCATCCCGGCATTCACCGCACGCGGATCGGGGCACTTCGTCTACATCTCGTCGATCTCCGGCAAGACCGCGACGGCGCGCGCGTCGCTCTATGCGGCGACGAAGTTCGGTCTGCGTGGTTTCGCCCTATGCCTGCGCGACGACCTGCGGCCCGTGGGGATCGGCGTCTCGGTCGTCAGCCCGGGAGCGATCGGTGGCGCCGGGATGTTCGCCGATTCCGGTGCTTCGGCACCCCCGCTGATCGGCACCGGGACACCCGAGCAGGTCGGGGCCGCGGTGGTGAGCGCGATCGAACGCAACCGAGGCGAGGTCACCGTGGCGCCGCTGCGACAGCGCGCGTTGGCGCGGTTCGCGGCCAACGTGCCTGAACTGGCCTCCCGCCTGGTCGGGGGCGTTGCGGCGAAGGCGGCCGATGAGATCGCCGCCGGCCAGATCGACAAGCGCTGAGAAATCAGTGGCATCCTGGCGTTCGTGGGTGTCCTGTTCCGGTTGGTCGAACTGCTGCTGTTGGCCTTGCCGCTGATCGGCTTGATCGCGGCCGGCATCAAGGCGATCTCGGCCATGAACCGGCGGACAGCGGGACCCGCTGATTCGCCGGACGGCATCTCCGGCGCGCCGGCGCGGCCGTCGGCACCCGGAAACCCCGCGGCCCACTGGCAGGCGATCAAGCGCGCCATAGACGCTCATGAAAAGACCGATGCCCGCTGGCTGGAGTACGAACTCGATGCCACCCGGCTGCTGGACTTCCCGGTCATGACCGATATGCGCGAGCCGCTGACCACCCGCTTCCACCGCGCCAAATTGCGAGCTGACCTGCACCGCCCGCTGCGGGCCGAAGACCTTTTCGATGATCGCGACGCGGCGCGCGAGTACCTCGAAGCGGTGGAAGATTACGTGACCGCATTCAACACCGCGGAAGCCGAGGCGATGCGCAGGCGCAACAGCGACTTCTCCAAAGAGGAAAGGCAGCGACTGGCGCGGGCACAGAATCTGCTGCGCATCGCCGCCGACACCGCCGCAACGACCCAGGAACGCCAGCACGCATATCAACTGGCGCGGGCCGAACTCGATGGCCTGATCGTGCTGCCCGACAACACCCGAACCAGCATCGAGCGCGGCATCCTCGGTGAGATCGGCCGTTAGTTCTTCAGGCGCACCATGCGCGTCGTGGTGCTCTCGTCGAGCTCGACGAGATCGTTGCGGGACCGCAGAAAGTCACTGAACGACTTGAATCCCAACGACTTCTCGCTGAACGACGGGTTCATCCGCTTCATCTGCGCTTTCACCACGGAATTGTGCAGCCACTCGACGTCGTCCTTTTCCTGCCCGATACGCAGCGCGCGCTCGAGCAGCCCGGTCGCGGCGACCTGCGGGTCGGGTCCCGGCGGCTCGTCGTCGGGTTCACCGGAATTCGCGCGACGCGCACGTTTCTTGGGCGGCGGGTTCGCCATGGTGGTCGAGATCCCGGGCAGCGCGTCGTAGGTGACGAACTCGTCGCAGGCGGCAGCCAAGGACTGGCTGCTCGCGCCCGCCACGCCGATACCGACGACATAGCGGCCCAGACGCTTGCACCGCTGCGCCAACGCGATGTAGTCGGAGTCGCCGCCCACGATCACGACATGTGTCAGGTCGGGTAGCCGGAACATGTCCTCGACCGCGTCGACGGCCAGCCGGATGTCCGCGCCGTTCTTCCCGTAGGCGGCTGCCGGGAACAGCTGCACGAGGTCGACGGCCCGGCCGACCAGTTGTCCGTGATAGGCGGCGTTGACCTCCGCCGACCAGTCCGCGTACGCCCTGGTCAGCACCAGTGTGCCGAACGAGGACGCGAAGTCCATGATCGCGCCCAGGTCTACGGTGGCTGCCCGGAGGCGGTCCTTGTCCAGGCCCTTGGCTTTGTCTCGCTGGAAGGAGTTGCGACCGTGTACCTGGTCGTAGCGCGAGATCACGATGTTGTCGAAGTCGAAGTAGACGGCCACTCGGGTCGCGCTGGAGTCGGTCATGCCGACATCGTCCGGCATCGCCTCGTCAACGGCCAGCCTGGGACCTGATGTGGTACGCCGTGCCGCGTTCGTCGCGCTCCCAGAGCGCATCGTCCGCATCGACGGCGGTTCCTTGGGCGATCAACTGGCGCTTGAGCACTTTGTGCGTGGCGGTGCTGGGCAGATCTGCTGAGATTCGGAAGTATCGGGGACGGGCCTTGGGGGAGAGGTCGGCTTGCGCGGCGAGGAAGGATTCCAACGATTCGGGGTCGAACGGGACTCCCTGTTGCAGCACCACAGCAGCCATGATCTGGTCGCCCACCCGTTCATCGGGCACGGCGTAGACCGCGACGCGATTGATCGCGCTGTGGCGCAGCAGGATTCGCTCAATCGGCGCTGCCGCGAGGTTCTCGCCGTCCACCCGCATCCAGTCGGCGGTGCGTCCGGCAAGATAGATCCACCCCTCGGCGTCTTTGAAGGCGAGATCTCCCGACCAGTACATGCCGTGGCGCATGCGTTCGGCGTTGGCCTGCGGATCGTTGTAGTAACCGGTGAACAGACCCGATCCGGTGGTGTTGACCAACTCACCCACCGCGGCATCGGCGTTGCTGAGCGCACCGTGCTCGTCGAATCGGGCAAGTTCGCACTCGGTGACGGTCTCGCTGTTGTAGATGGCGACCCCGACGGCCCCCTTGCCGATCGAGCCGCGGGGCGTGCCCGGTTCGCGCAACACCATGACGGCGTTCTCGGTGGACCCGAAGCCGTCCTCGACCTGTACTCCGAAGCGCTGCGCGAACTCCTCGATATCTTTCTCGTTGGCCTCGTTGCCGAAAGCCACCCGCAACGTGTTGTCCGCGTCGTCGTGGCGGCGCGGGGTGGCCAGAATGTAGGCCAGTGGTTTGCCGACGTAATTCATGTAGGTGACCTGGTAGCGGCGGACATCGGCGAGGAAATTGCTCGCCGAGAACTTCGCCGGCACCATCGATGCACCGGAGACCACCGCCGGCGCCCAGCCCGCGACCACCGCGTTGGAGTGAAACAGCGGCATCGAGACATAGCAGGTGTCCCGCTCGCTCAGGGCGAACCGCTCGGCCAAATTGATCCCGGCGAATGCCGGCATCAGGTGTGACACCAGCACGGCTTTGGGGTTCCCACTCGTCCCGGAGGTGAAGATCATCATGAACGGGTCCATCATTTCGGCCTGCCGATACGGGACCAGCGGACCGGCGCCCGCGACGAGTTCGGCCCACGGGGATGTCGACGTGTCGAAGATCTGCGTGTTGGGCAGGTCCAGCCCGTCCAGCAGCGCGCGGTGTTCGGCATCTGTCACGATGATCTGGCAATCCGCGCGGCGGATGTCAGCGGCCAGCGCTTCGCCTCGCCGGGTGGTGTTCAGTCCGCACAGGACATATCCGCCTAGACCGGCCGCCGCCATCTGGACGAGCATGTCGGGGGTGTTCCCCAGCAACGAGCCGATGTGCATCGGGCGGGCCTGGTCGGCGCTGCCCAGCAGCGCCGCCGCCTGCGCCGCTGCCCGTGTCAGGT harbors:
- the fadD1 gene encoding fatty-acid--CoA ligase FadD1, which gives rise to MTETIQALLRRRQSDSAIALKCDGRQWTWREYLTRAAAQAAALLGSADQARPMHIGSLLGNTPDMLVQMAAAGLGGYVLCGLNTTRRGEALAADIRRADCQIIVTDAEHRALLDGLDLPNTQIFDTSTSPWAELVAGAGPLVPYRQAEMMDPFMMIFTSGTSGNPKAVLVSHLMPAFAGINLAERFALSERDTCYVSMPLFHSNAVVAGWAPAVVSGASMVPAKFSASNFLADVRRYQVTYMNYVGKPLAYILATPRRHDDADNTLRVAFGNEANEKDIEEFAQRFGVQVEDGFGSTENAVMVLREPGTPRGSIGKGAVGVAIYNSETVTECELARFDEHGALSNADAAVGELVNTTGSGLFTGYYNDPQANAERMRHGMYWSGDLAFKDAEGWIYLAGRTADWMRVDGENLAAAPIERILLRHSAINRVAVYAVPDERVGDQIMAAVVLQQGVPFDPESLESFLAAQADLSPKARPRYFRISADLPSTATHKVLKRQLIAQGTAVDADDALWERDERGTAYHIRSQAGR
- a CDS encoding SDR family NAD(P)-dependent oxidoreductase translates to MNLAGKTVLLTGATGGLGRAMAKALAGRGARLIVSSRKPRELDELVASLPGSGHRTIVSDLAQPGEGPALLAEAGPIDVLVANAALPASGKLDSFTAEQVDRALRVNLEVPVQMTRELIPAFTARGSGHFVYISSISGKTATARASLYAATKFGLRGFALCLRDDLRPVGIGVSVVSPGAIGGAGMFADSGASAPPLIGTGTPEQVGAAVVSAIERNRGEVTVAPLRQRALARFAANVPELASRLVGGVAAKAADEIAAGQIDKR
- a CDS encoding NYN domain-containing protein, with the translated sequence MTDSSATRVAVYFDFDNIVISRYDQVHGRNSFQRDKAKGLDKDRLRAATVDLGAIMDFASSFGTLVLTRAYADWSAEVNAAYHGQLVGRAVDLVQLFPAAAYGKNGADIRLAVDAVEDMFRLPDLTHVVIVGGDSDYIALAQRCKRLGRYVVGIGVAGASSQSLAAACDEFVTYDALPGISTTMANPPPKKRARRANSGEPDDEPPGPDPQVAATGLLERALRIGQEKDDVEWLHNSVVKAQMKRMNPSFSEKSLGFKSFSDFLRSRNDLVELDESTTTRMVRLKN